A single genomic interval of Deinococcus betulae harbors:
- a CDS encoding nitrilase-related carbon-nitrogen hydrolase, producing the protein MTGLLAPLMVWAYSGTLALLPPGLRSVLLVVALPVGLHLLCALPLAWLARRSASPLTWAGVVAAADLLLASPLLGVYADPSTPSVFLLAPMWLAGPATGTLLVLLAGGLLGRLTALLPLAVLALACLWSPASPGAPITLAAGQGGNTGIRAINEVPQGQAEAEEGQWKLRLQGVQADLIVLPEDASAVRHTGPAFRRPFAPNVLYGAVEYDALAAYNSVFAGGERLYRKRRLVPTTETPWLTPGRQALAPVDVAGMRVGILTCVEALFALDAAQLARQGAQVLVVPASNKHPKTAQLQLAAARAAAVSAGLPLVLASEAGQSAIVTKEGRTVARGNWAQAQVVSGEVLQGHPSWYSWLAPFWLILPWGFVVKLAAGWALRQIHFNHISTLA; encoded by the coding sequence GTGACCGGGCTGCTGGCGCCGCTGATGGTCTGGGCCTACAGCGGCACGCTGGCCCTGCTGCCTCCTGGACTTCGGAGCGTCCTGCTGGTGGTCGCCCTGCCGGTGGGGCTGCACCTGCTCTGCGCGCTGCCGCTCGCCTGGCTGGCCCGGCGCAGCGCTTCGCCCCTCACCTGGGCCGGCGTGGTGGCGGCCGCCGACCTGCTGCTGGCCAGTCCTCTGCTGGGCGTGTACGCTGACCCCAGTACGCCGTCTGTGTTCCTGCTCGCGCCGATGTGGCTGGCCGGGCCGGCGACCGGCACCCTGCTGGTCCTGCTGGCTGGAGGCCTACTGGGCAGGTTGACGGCCCTCCTGCCGCTGGCGGTGCTGGCCCTGGCCTGTCTCTGGTCCCCCGCGTCCCCGGGCGCCCCAATCACTCTGGCGGCCGGACAAGGGGGCAACACCGGTATCAGGGCCATCAACGAGGTGCCGCAGGGCCAGGCAGAAGCCGAAGAGGGGCAGTGGAAGCTGAGACTTCAAGGTGTCCAAGCGGATCTGATCGTGCTGCCCGAAGATGCCAGTGCGGTGCGCCACACGGGGCCAGCTTTCCGCAGACCCTTTGCGCCGAACGTGCTGTATGGGGCAGTGGAGTATGACGCCCTGGCGGCGTACAACAGCGTGTTTGCGGGTGGAGAGCGGCTGTACCGCAAGCGCCGCCTGGTGCCCACGACGGAAACGCCCTGGCTCACCCCGGGTCGGCAGGCCCTGGCGCCGGTGGACGTGGCGGGCATGCGCGTGGGCATCCTGACGTGTGTGGAGGCTCTCTTTGCGCTGGATGCGGCGCAGCTCGCGCGGCAAGGCGCCCAGGTGCTGGTGGTGCCGGCGTCGAACAAGCACCCGAAGACGGCCCAGCTCCAGCTGGCGGCCGCGCGGGCCGCAGCGGTGAGTGCTGGGCTGCCCCTGGTGCTGGCGTCTGAAGCAGGCCAGAGCGCCATTGTCACGAAGGAGGGGAGAACAGTAGCTCGAGGTAACTGGGCACAAGCGCAAGTCGTGTCAGGGGAAGTATTGCAAGGTCATCCAAGTTGGTACTCCTGGTTAGCACCTTTTTGGCTAATCTTGCCATGGGGGTTCGTAGTAAAGCTTGCGGCAGGATGGGCGCTCAGGCAAATTCATTTCAACCATATCAGTACCCTAGCGTAG